A single Candidatus Anaeroferrophillus wilburensis DNA region contains:
- a CDS encoding DUF3786 domain-containing protein — MALQILELLKMLPRTNCGACGYSTCMAFATHVLREGEKPSKCCHFEAEKLARVEAILKAQEEGGITAFPGHFVSARKHVISKIQDYDLEELAPFLGAEYGERDGRPGLVINLLQRRYEVTLDEVVPVDGPQEDVWEHVLLYNYIAGACREPLKGNWVAMGELPGALAKQKGFGEGCEEKIAAGFGGRLPALKQALGHLGAVSPPMDTNAEFHAVFYPLPRVPFLLYFWDEDRDDGFPAKVKILFDATVLCYLDIESLVFLGEKTAQRLLAIKA; from the coding sequence ATGGCTTTACAGATTCTTGAATTATTGAAAATGCTGCCGCGGACCAATTGCGGCGCCTGCGGCTACTCCACCTGCATGGCGTTTGCCACCCATGTCTTGCGTGAAGGGGAAAAACCCTCCAAATGCTGCCACTTTGAAGCGGAAAAACTGGCCCGGGTGGAGGCAATTCTCAAAGCCCAGGAGGAAGGCGGGATAACCGCTTTCCCGGGACATTTTGTCAGTGCCAGAAAACATGTGATCAGTAAAATTCAGGACTATGACCTTGAGGAGTTGGCCCCGTTTCTGGGGGCTGAGTATGGAGAACGCGACGGCCGGCCGGGCCTGGTCATCAACCTGCTGCAGCGCCGCTATGAAGTCACCCTGGACGAAGTTGTCCCCGTGGACGGTCCGCAGGAGGATGTCTGGGAGCATGTGTTGCTGTATAATTACATTGCCGGGGCATGTCGGGAGCCGCTCAAGGGAAACTGGGTGGCCATGGGGGAACTGCCGGGAGCCTTGGCGAAGCAGAAAGGTTTTGGCGAGGGTTGTGAAGAAAAAATTGCCGCCGGCTTTGGCGGCCGCCTGCCGGCGTTGAAACAAGCCCTGGGCCACCTGGGCGCCGTATCGCCGCCCATGGATACCAATGCCGAGTTTCATGCCGTGTTCTACCCCCTGCCCAGGGTACCTTTTCTGCTCTATTTCTGGGATGAAGACCGGGATGATGGCTTTCCGGCCAAGGTGAAGATTCTTTTTGATGCTACGGTCCTGTGCTACCTGGATATTGAATCGCTGGTTTTTCTCGGCGAAAAAACCGCCCAGCGGCTGCTGGCAATCAAGGCGTAA